A genomic stretch from Paraburkholderia dioscoreae includes:
- a CDS encoding pyridoxal phosphate-dependent aminotransferase — translation MKYSNLVERLQGRRTSAWEIHRVAQQAAANGEDVIVLSVGDPDFATPAPIVERAVEALRGGDTHYSAVSGREPVRAAIAEEHARMTGCAVSAANVILTAGAQNGVFASSLCLLEAGDEVIVPEPMYLTYEACVRAAGARLVAVPVDRARAFHVDCDALEAAVTSRTKAIFFATPCNPTGVVMPRADLERIARIACEHDLWVLSDEVYADLTFEREHVSIAALPGMAERTVTLGSLSKSHAMAGWRVGWAIGPAELIEHMGRLALAMLYGLPGFIQQAALTALQNKARIAAEMREIYRRRRDVVFERLQRVPGLRCVLPEAGMFMMVDVSGTGLDTVDFTWQLFRAQGVSLLDASAFGETANGFVRLGFVVDEARLIDACERIAAFVRALPAR, via the coding sequence ATGAAGTACTCGAATCTGGTCGAACGCCTGCAGGGCAGGCGCACGTCCGCGTGGGAAATCCATCGTGTCGCGCAACAGGCGGCGGCCAACGGTGAAGACGTTATCGTGCTGAGCGTCGGCGATCCCGATTTCGCGACGCCCGCGCCGATCGTCGAGCGCGCGGTCGAGGCCTTGCGCGGCGGCGATACGCACTATAGCGCCGTGTCCGGCCGGGAACCGGTGCGCGCGGCGATTGCCGAAGAGCATGCGCGCATGACCGGCTGTGCCGTCAGCGCCGCCAATGTGATCCTGACCGCGGGCGCGCAGAACGGCGTATTCGCTTCGTCGCTATGTCTGCTGGAAGCGGGCGACGAGGTGATCGTCCCCGAGCCCATGTACCTGACTTATGAGGCCTGCGTGCGCGCGGCCGGCGCCAGGCTCGTGGCGGTGCCGGTCGATCGGGCGCGGGCGTTTCACGTCGATTGCGACGCGCTGGAAGCGGCGGTCACTTCGCGCACAAAGGCCATTTTCTTCGCTACGCCGTGTAATCCGACCGGCGTGGTCATGCCGCGCGCCGATCTGGAACGGATCGCGCGGATCGCGTGCGAGCATGACCTGTGGGTGCTCTCCGACGAGGTCTACGCCGATCTGACTTTCGAGCGCGAGCACGTGAGCATTGCAGCGTTGCCCGGCATGGCGGAGCGCACCGTGACGCTCGGCAGTCTGTCGAAATCGCATGCTATGGCCGGTTGGCGCGTGGGTTGGGCGATCGGGCCGGCGGAGCTGATCGAGCACATGGGAAGGCTCGCCCTTGCGATGCTGTACGGCTTGCCCGGATTCATCCAGCAGGCCGCATTGACCGCTTTGCAGAACAAGGCGCGGATCGCCGCCGAAATGCGTGAGATTTACCGCCGTCGGCGCGACGTGGTGTTCGAGCGTTTGCAGCGCGTGCCGGGGCTGCGGTGCGTGTTACCAGAGGCCGGCATGTTCATGATGGTCGACGTGAGCGGCACGGGTCTCGACACGGTCGACTTCACCTGGCAGCTGTTTCGCGCGCAGGGCGTGTCGCTGCTCGACGCGAGCGCCTTCGGCGAGACGGCGAATGGTTTCGTGCGGCTGGGTTTCGTGGTCGACGAAGCGCGTCTGATCGACGCGTGCGAGCGGATTGCCGCATTTGTCCGCGCATTGCCGGCTCGCTGA
- a CDS encoding BON domain-containing protein: protein MKTIQFLKTAGSIACLAFALNATAQTSASAPSASSETIGEHVDDGTITTKAKADLLAAKNVKSTHIHVKTRKGVVWLTGTVPSADDKSAAEEVVQAVKGVSSVKNHLKVSAQ from the coding sequence ATGAAGACGATCCAATTCCTGAAGACCGCAGGTAGCATTGCCTGTCTCGCATTCGCACTGAACGCTACGGCGCAGACCAGCGCCTCGGCGCCGTCGGCTTCGTCCGAAACCATCGGCGAGCACGTCGACGACGGCACCATCACCACCAAGGCCAAGGCCGACCTGCTGGCCGCGAAGAACGTCAAGTCGACGCACATTCACGTGAAGACGCGCAAGGGCGTGGTGTGGCTCACGGGTACGGTGCCTTCGGCTGACGACAAGTCGGCGGCTGAAGAAGTCGTGCAAGCCGTGAAGGGCGTATCGAGCGTGAAGAACCATCTGAAGGTCAGCGCCCAATAA
- a CDS encoding PA2169 family four-helix-bundle protein: MATNVVSVLNDLVETSKDGEKGFRKAAEDAHDAQLKTLFLSRAEDCARGARELQDAVAALGGKPETGGSMSGALHRGWVDVKSAVTDRSDHEILAECEKGEDVAKKRYHDALEKELPADVRVIVERQYQGVLQNHDRVRDLRDQYAAARH; this comes from the coding sequence ATGGCTACGAACGTTGTTTCCGTGTTGAACGATCTGGTCGAGACGTCGAAGGACGGCGAGAAGGGCTTTCGCAAAGCGGCTGAAGATGCCCACGACGCACAACTGAAGACGCTGTTTCTATCGCGAGCCGAAGACTGCGCGCGTGGCGCACGCGAGTTGCAGGATGCGGTTGCGGCCCTCGGCGGCAAACCCGAAACGGGCGGCAGCATGAGCGGTGCGTTGCATCGCGGCTGGGTCGACGTGAAGTCGGCGGTGACCGATCGCAGCGATCACGAGATTCTGGCCGAGTGTGAAAAGGGCGAGGACGTCGCGAAGAAGCGCTACCACGACGCGTTGGAAAAGGAGTTGCCGGCGGACGTGCGAGTGATCGTCGAGCGGCAGTATCAAGGCGTGCTGCAGAACCATGACCGCGTGCGTGATCTGCGCGACCAATACGCGGCTGCGCGGCATTAA
- a CDS encoding FadR/GntR family transcriptional regulator has protein sequence MPFHPIQSFTRKRLSDVVSDQIKQLISDGTLMPGDRLPAERDLATQLGVSRPSLREALIRLEADGYIETSGRGGFTVVDVTAPIISKPLAELLLQNPRTSADILELRQGLESISTVYAAQRATAADLKKISAAFEALKAGSQSQDRVNLAELDAAFHLAIADSTHNIALAHVMHGIHTLIREGMRQYHRLIDYDDAMEKQLMGQHQAIYDAVMSRDAQKARKAAERHLTYVREMYKEDAARPSSSTVS, from the coding sequence ATGCCATTTCACCCGATCCAGTCCTTCACGCGCAAACGGCTGTCCGACGTGGTGTCCGACCAGATCAAGCAACTGATTTCGGACGGCACGCTGATGCCCGGCGACCGGCTGCCGGCCGAACGCGATCTGGCCACGCAGCTCGGCGTGTCGCGGCCTTCGCTGCGCGAAGCGCTGATCAGGCTGGAAGCGGACGGCTATATTGAAACCTCGGGGCGGGGCGGTTTTACGGTGGTCGATGTCACGGCGCCGATCATCTCCAAGCCGCTTGCGGAGTTGCTGCTGCAAAACCCGCGCACCAGTGCCGATATTCTGGAACTGCGCCAGGGGCTCGAATCGATTTCGACGGTCTATGCCGCGCAGCGCGCCACGGCCGCAGACCTGAAGAAGATCAGCGCGGCGTTCGAGGCATTGAAAGCCGGCTCGCAGTCGCAGGACCGTGTGAACCTCGCCGAACTGGACGCCGCGTTCCACCTCGCGATCGCGGACTCCACGCACAACATTGCGCTCGCGCATGTGATGCACGGCATCCATACGCTGATTCGCGAGGGTATGCGCCAGTACCATCGTTTGATCGATTACGACGACGCGATGGAAAAGCAGTTGATGGGCCAGCACCAGGCCATTTACGACGCCGTGATGTCGCGCGACGCGCAAAAGGCACGCAAGGCCGCCGAGCGGCATTTGACCTATGTGCGCGAGATGTACAAGGAAGACGCGGCCAGGCCTTCGTCGAGTACGGTTTCGTAA
- a CDS encoding S10 family peptidase, translating to MTLRFTLSLRRSLMAGSMAAALVAMALVLALLAAFSTTCAAAEPDDSSDAAASAETAASAPDAPRVVSGKPRQRAEANAQPGEDPHAATARAPRQAAAAPNDASGSTAQRNARPETAAIPVPPETSSVTQHSIRLDSRKIDYTATAGNLLLRDRTGEANASVFYVAYTVASKTPATRPVTFLFNGGPGAGSVFLMIGSFGPKRARTASPAITPPAPYTLADNPDSLLDTTDLVFIDAVGAGLSRVVGHGTGKEFWGVDQDLDAFSQFIDRYLTVNQRWNSPKYLLGESYGTARAAMLAYQLGQDNIALNGVILMSSVLDSAAFSAGSDFKSESYLPSFAAIAWYHDKIVPKPASLPAFLDDARAFARGPYAQALAQGDALPDAERDAIAARVAHFTGLDVGYVKRSRLRLYPSRYRSELLRDQARSVGRYDARFEGIDFDSVSERPDYDASVSSVSSAFDAALHQHFAQDLHFTPADRYRVFNDEALTQWDWKHRAWWGERLPVPYAVGDLAEAMRQNPQLRVMSLNGYFDLATPFYATEYALAHLGVDGPLRANVRIAYYPTGHMIYLDDAALHTLRSDLASFYAAGAR from the coding sequence ATGACCCTTCGCTTCACCCTCTCGTTGCGCCGATCGCTGATGGCAGGATCGATGGCGGCCGCCCTCGTGGCGATGGCGCTCGTCCTTGCCTTGCTCGCCGCGTTCAGCACGACTTGCGCGGCTGCTGAACCGGACGACTCGTCGGATGCCGCCGCGAGCGCGGAAACCGCGGCTTCAGCGCCGGACGCACCGCGCGTTGTGAGCGGCAAGCCCCGTCAGCGCGCGGAGGCGAATGCCCAACCCGGCGAAGATCCGCACGCGGCCACGGCTCGTGCGCCGCGCCAGGCTGCCGCGGCGCCGAACGACGCGTCGGGCAGCACGGCGCAGCGCAACGCGAGACCGGAAACGGCGGCTATTCCTGTGCCGCCGGAAACGTCGTCGGTGACGCAGCATTCCATCCGGCTCGACAGCCGCAAGATCGACTACACGGCCACCGCCGGCAACCTGCTGCTGCGCGACAGGACAGGTGAGGCCAACGCGAGCGTTTTCTATGTCGCCTACACCGTCGCCAGCAAAACGCCGGCAACGCGGCCGGTCACGTTTCTCTTCAACGGCGGGCCGGGCGCCGGCAGCGTATTCCTGATGATCGGCTCGTTCGGGCCGAAGCGGGCGCGCACGGCGAGTCCCGCCATTACGCCGCCCGCGCCGTACACGCTCGCCGACAATCCCGACAGCCTGCTCGATACCACCGACCTCGTATTTATCGATGCGGTCGGCGCGGGTTTGTCGAGGGTGGTCGGCCATGGCACGGGCAAGGAGTTCTGGGGCGTCGATCAGGATCTCGATGCTTTCTCGCAGTTTATCGACCGCTACCTGACAGTGAACCAGCGCTGGAATTCGCCGAAGTATCTGCTCGGCGAATCGTATGGGACCGCGCGTGCCGCGATGCTCGCGTACCAGTTGGGGCAGGACAATATCGCGCTCAATGGTGTAATCCTGATGTCGTCGGTGCTCGATTCCGCCGCGTTTTCGGCGGGCTCGGATTTCAAAAGCGAAAGCTATCTGCCGAGCTTCGCGGCCATTGCCTGGTATCACGACAAGATCGTGCCGAAGCCGGCCAGCCTGCCGGCCTTTCTCGACGACGCCCGTGCATTCGCGCGCGGACCGTATGCGCAGGCGCTCGCCCAGGGCGACGCGCTGCCCGACGCCGAGCGCGACGCGATCGCCGCGCGCGTCGCGCACTTCACCGGGCTCGACGTCGGCTATGTGAAGCGCAGCCGCCTGCGTCTTTATCCGTCGCGTTATCGCAGCGAATTGCTGCGCGATCAGGCGCGCAGCGTCGGCCGTTACGATGCGCGCTTCGAAGGGATCGACTTTGACAGCGTGTCCGAGCGTCCTGATTACGACGCCTCGGTGAGCAGCGTGTCGAGCGCTTTCGACGCGGCCCTACATCAGCATTTCGCTCAGGATCTGCACTTTACGCCGGCCGACCGTTACCGCGTCTTCAACGACGAAGCGTTGACGCAATGGGACTGGAAGCATCGCGCATGGTGGGGCGAACGTCTGCCCGTGCCGTATGCGGTGGGCGATCTGGCCGAAGCAATGAGGCAGAATCCGCAGTTGCGCGTGATGTCGTTGAACGGCTATTTCGATCTGGCCACGCCGTTCTACGCAACCGAGTACGCGCTCGCCCACCTGGGCGTGGACGGGCCGCTGCGCGCCAACGTGCGAATCGCCTACTACCCGACCGGTCACATGATCTATCTCGACGACGCGGCATTGCACACGCTCAGGAGCGATCTGGCGAGTTTCTATGCGGCAGGGGCGCGCTAG
- a CDS encoding VRR-NUC domain-containing protein: MATPASPYALYYLLNFERALAWLAQRYDDLFDAHEQAFLRDFAALPQASRALLVRMLMRKGTLFRASRLSYEEIGCPLQAAAPIAALGWVDTQPALTLDDLFALTTRAELMEIFADAVALIPGTKSLRKPELLETLRPFYVGEPGEPAEEGVAARPLRAWYGQSTDCVLHVAIAPLCERLRLMFFGNLQQAWSEFVLADLGVFQYEKVAFAPSSRAFQARADVDVYLALHACREALEWLPGGDAEAEAINELVAAVGEIETSNAWLETRRAKLLFRIGHLCERRENWPAALAVYERCAWPGARHRRMRVLERSERFDDAFALASQAAAAPESEEEAQRIARMLARLLRKRGMPAARASAARPVERSTLVVPRPKEPLPVEYVVRDHLTCGAAPVHYVENALINSLFGLLCWEPVFAALPGAFFHPFQRGPADLHAPDFHARRAEPFAACLAQLDSGAYRETIWRHLDSKAGLQSPFVFWGLLSPELVALALDCLPAAHLKLWFERLLRDIRGNCSGLPDLIRFWPAERRYELIEVKGPGDRLQDNQIRWLAYCAQHGMPVRVLDVRWADEVLVVNGGAVDAAAEAAAAVGRAIVTEAGTEGAVDAIAEVKPEPTTEPTTEPTTEPTTEPTTEPTTEPTTEPTTEPTTEPTTEPTTEPTTEPTTEPTTEPTA; this comes from the coding sequence GTGGCAACACCCGCTTCTCCCTACGCTCTCTACTATCTGCTGAACTTCGAGCGCGCCCTCGCGTGGCTCGCGCAGCGTTACGACGACCTGTTCGACGCGCACGAACAGGCGTTTCTGCGCGATTTCGCCGCGTTGCCGCAGGCGTCACGCGCGCTGCTGGTTCGCATGCTGATGCGTAAAGGCACGCTATTTCGCGCAAGCCGCCTGTCTTACGAAGAGATCGGCTGCCCACTGCAGGCGGCCGCGCCGATCGCCGCGCTCGGCTGGGTCGATACCCAACCGGCCCTGACGCTCGACGATCTGTTCGCGCTCACCACGCGTGCCGAGTTGATGGAAATTTTCGCGGACGCCGTCGCGTTGATTCCCGGCACGAAGAGCTTGCGCAAACCGGAACTGCTGGAAACGCTGCGTCCGTTTTATGTCGGCGAGCCTGGCGAGCCCGCAGAAGAAGGCGTCGCGGCGCGCCCGCTCCGCGCATGGTACGGTCAATCAACGGATTGCGTGCTGCACGTTGCCATCGCACCGCTGTGCGAACGTCTGCGTTTGATGTTCTTCGGCAATTTGCAGCAGGCGTGGTCGGAGTTCGTGCTTGCCGACCTCGGTGTGTTCCAGTACGAGAAGGTGGCGTTCGCGCCTTCGTCGCGCGCGTTTCAGGCGCGTGCGGACGTGGACGTTTATCTCGCCTTGCACGCGTGCCGTGAAGCGCTCGAATGGCTACCCGGCGGCGACGCGGAAGCAGAGGCGATCAACGAACTGGTGGCAGCCGTCGGTGAAATAGAAACCTCGAACGCCTGGCTCGAAACGCGGCGCGCGAAACTGTTGTTTCGTATCGGCCACCTGTGCGAGCGTCGGGAGAACTGGCCGGCCGCGCTCGCCGTGTATGAGCGCTGCGCGTGGCCCGGTGCGCGCCATCGGCGCATGCGTGTGCTCGAACGCAGCGAACGTTTCGACGATGCGTTCGCGCTCGCCTCGCAAGCCGCCGCGGCGCCGGAGAGCGAAGAAGAAGCGCAACGCATCGCCCGCATGCTCGCACGGTTGCTGCGCAAGCGCGGCATGCCGGCCGCACGGGCGAGCGCGGCGCGTCCCGTCGAGCGCAGCACGCTGGTGGTGCCGCGGCCCAAGGAGCCGCTGCCGGTCGAATACGTCGTTCGCGATCATTTGACGTGCGGCGCCGCGCCGGTTCATTACGTCGAGAACGCGCTGATCAATTCGCTGTTCGGGCTGCTGTGCTGGGAGCCGGTCTTTGCGGCGTTGCCGGGCGCGTTTTTTCATCCGTTCCAGCGCGGTCCGGCCGATCTGCACGCGCCGGATTTTCATGCTCGCCGCGCGGAGCCGTTTGCCGCGTGTCTTGCGCAACTCGACAGCGGAGCTTATCGCGAGACGATCTGGCGGCATCTGGATAGCAAGGCGGGACTGCAATCGCCTTTCGTATTCTGGGGGCTGCTCTCGCCGGAACTCGTTGCATTGGCGCTCGACTGTCTGCCGGCCGCGCATCTGAAACTGTGGTTCGAGCGCTTGCTGCGCGATATACGAGGCAATTGTTCCGGCCTGCCGGATCTGATCCGCTTCTGGCCTGCCGAGCGCCGCTACGAATTGATCGAAGTGAAAGGCCCCGGCGACCGCTTGCAGGACAACCAGATCCGCTGGCTCGCGTACTGCGCGCAGCACGGCATGCCGGTGCGAGTGCTCGACGTGCGTTGGGCCGACGAGGTGCTCGTCGTGAATGGCGGCGCGGTTGACGCTGCTGCCGAGGCCGCCGCAGCGGTCGGACGCGCGATCGTCACGGAGGCCGGAACCGAGGGCGCGGTAGATGCCATCGCAGAGGTCAAACCGGAACCCACCACCGAACCCACCACCGAACCCACCACCGAACCCACCACCGAACCCACCACCGAACCCACCACCGAACCCACCACCGAACCCACCACCGAACCCACCACCGAACCCACCACCGAACCCACCACCGAACCCACCACCGAACCCACCACCGAACCCACCACCGAACCCACCGCATGA
- a CDS encoding RNA polymerase factor sigma-54, producing MPSIELRTRQSLALTPRLQQSVRLLQLSSLEFQQELRTALDTNPFLEYDSSDTEDVALATTASGEEAGALPATDTAAAAEPDAMSSDMPSESGANDTLESAGQDDMPGDFSGDYSSRSSTRQNGDSDSSDPAEWARSQPTLREQLHDSLRLYRLDDRDRAVARFIIEALDDDGYLRQDLADLADSVDLEPELTEDELLVALRLVQSLDRPGLGARTLSECLSLQVNALPADTPGRDVARQIVEHHLERLARREQAELQKQIGCSAEELRVACALVRKLDPKPGNCYGRTEDNYVVPDVIVRQVRNKWVVAINPAVQPRARIHRMYAELFAQSAGASRSPLAQQLQEARWLIRNAQQRFDTIQRVAECIVAHQKAFFQYGEIALKPMVLRDVADELGLHESTISRATGNKYMATPRGIFEFKHFFPRELGTESGGTCSAAAVRALLKEMIAAENTRDPLSDVTLAKMLADQGVLVARRTVAKYRHLMKVPPAELRRQI from the coding sequence ATGCCTTCCATTGAACTACGCACAAGGCAGTCTCTCGCACTTACGCCGCGTCTACAGCAATCGGTGCGTCTGTTGCAGTTGTCGTCTCTGGAGTTCCAGCAGGAGTTGCGCACGGCGCTCGACACTAATCCGTTCCTCGAGTACGACTCGTCGGATACGGAAGACGTCGCGCTCGCCACCACCGCGTCCGGCGAAGAGGCGGGCGCGCTGCCCGCCACCGACACGGCGGCCGCAGCCGAACCCGATGCGATGTCGTCCGACATGCCGTCTGAGTCGGGCGCGAACGACACGCTGGAAAGCGCGGGGCAGGACGACATGCCGGGCGATTTCTCGGGCGACTATAGCAGCCGCAGTTCGACGCGCCAGAACGGCGACTCGGACAGTAGCGATCCCGCCGAGTGGGCCCGTTCCCAGCCGACATTGCGCGAGCAGCTGCACGACTCGCTGCGCCTCTATCGACTCGACGACCGGGACCGCGCGGTGGCGCGCTTCATCATCGAGGCGCTCGACGACGACGGCTATCTGCGCCAGGATCTCGCCGATCTCGCGGACAGTGTCGATCTCGAACCCGAATTGACCGAAGACGAGTTGCTGGTGGCATTGCGTCTCGTGCAGTCGCTCGATCGACCGGGTCTGGGCGCCCGCACGCTGTCCGAGTGCCTGTCGCTGCAGGTCAACGCGTTGCCGGCCGACACGCCGGGGCGCGACGTGGCGCGGCAGATCGTCGAACATCATCTGGAACGGCTCGCACGCCGCGAACAGGCCGAACTGCAGAAGCAGATTGGCTGCAGCGCGGAAGAACTGCGGGTTGCCTGCGCTCTCGTGCGCAAGCTCGATCCGAAGCCGGGCAACTGCTATGGCCGCACCGAAGACAACTACGTGGTGCCGGACGTGATCGTGCGGCAGGTGCGTAACAAGTGGGTCGTGGCGATCAACCCGGCGGTGCAGCCGCGCGCGCGAATCCATCGCATGTATGCGGAGCTGTTCGCGCAGTCGGCCGGTGCGAGCCGCTCGCCGCTCGCGCAGCAGTTGCAGGAAGCGCGCTGGCTGATCCGCAACGCGCAACAACGCTTCGATACCATCCAGCGCGTGGCCGAGTGCATCGTCGCGCATCAGAAAGCCTTCTTCCAGTACGGCGAAATCGCGCTCAAGCCGATGGTGCTGCGCGATGTCGCCGACGAACTCGGCCTGCACGAATCCACTATCTCGCGAGCCACGGGCAACAAATATATGGCCACGCCGCGCGGTATTTTCGAATTCAAGCACTTCTTCCCGCGCGAGCTCGGCACTGAAAGCGGCGGCACCTGTTCGGCCGCTGCGGTGCGCGCGCTGCTCAAGGAAATGATCGCCGCGGAAAACACGCGTGATCCGCTCTCGGACGTGACGCTCGCGAAGATGCTCGCGGATCAGGGCGTGCTGGTGGCGCGTCGTACGGTGGCGAAGTACCGGCATCTGATGAAGGTGCCGCCGGCGGAATTGCGCCGCCAGATCTGA
- a CDS encoding LutC/YkgG family protein, producing MTTREAFLAKVRQAQPPARPRPDVPLFDAAGGDLHARFTAALQAMGGTCVEVTAASDVGGLIRERFGAEASIASATAEVPGTRVLTADTEPASLQDIEVGVVRARFGVAETGSVWFSEREYVVNALGYIVQHLVVLLDPSQLLDGLQDVYRRDDFREARYAALVTGPSATADIEGVLIRGAQGVRSLTVVWLAAE from the coding sequence ATGACAACGCGTGAAGCTTTTCTGGCGAAAGTGCGGCAGGCGCAGCCGCCGGCGCGACCACGGCCCGACGTGCCGCTGTTCGATGCGGCGGGTGGCGATCTGCACGCGCGTTTTACGGCGGCGCTGCAGGCAATGGGTGGCACGTGCGTCGAAGTTACGGCTGCGAGCGACGTGGGCGGGCTGATTCGCGAGCGGTTCGGGGCTGAGGCATCCATCGCTTCGGCAACCGCGGAAGTGCCGGGCACGCGCGTGCTCACCGCCGACACGGAACCCGCGTCGCTGCAGGACATCGAGGTCGGTGTGGTGCGGGCGCGCTTCGGCGTGGCTGAGACCGGCTCGGTGTGGTTCAGCGAACGTGAGTATGTGGTCAACGCGCTGGGGTACATCGTGCAGCATCTGGTCGTGCTGCTCGATCCGTCGCAATTGCTCGACGGCTTGCAGGACGTATACCGGCGCGATGATTTCCGTGAAGCCCGTTATGCGGCGCTCGTCACCGGGCCTTCGGCGACGGCGGATATCGAGGGTGTGCTGATTCGCGGCGCGCAAGGCGTGCGTTCGTTGACGGTGGTGTGGCTGGCAGCGGAGTAA
- a CDS encoding (Fe-S)-binding protein, whose amino-acid sequence MKVALFIPCFIDAFYPEVGIATLELLERFGIEVDYPQEQTCCGQPMANSGAHAEAAGTERVFARNFAGYDYIVGPSASCIHHVREHLTALEQTDEVKKVRANAYELVEFLHDVVGAREFPWAEFPHRVGLHNSCSALRHLKEASISEVAGTPFSKPRTLLEGVKGIEFVKPARPDECCGFGGTFSVTEEPVSVRMGQDKVRDHLNAGAEYIVSGDMSCLMHQQGCAERMKADARFIHIAQVLNGARA is encoded by the coding sequence ATGAAAGTCGCCCTGTTTATCCCGTGCTTCATCGACGCGTTTTATCCCGAAGTGGGGATCGCCACGCTCGAATTGCTCGAACGCTTCGGCATCGAGGTCGACTATCCGCAGGAGCAAACCTGCTGCGGCCAGCCAATGGCCAACAGCGGCGCGCATGCCGAGGCAGCCGGCACCGAGCGTGTGTTCGCGCGCAACTTTGCCGGCTACGACTACATCGTCGGGCCGTCGGCGAGTTGCATTCACCACGTGCGCGAGCATCTCACCGCGCTGGAGCAGACCGACGAAGTGAAGAAGGTCCGCGCGAACGCCTACGAACTCGTCGAGTTTCTGCACGACGTGGTCGGCGCGCGTGAATTTCCGTGGGCCGAGTTTCCGCACCGCGTGGGCTTGCACAACAGTTGCAGCGCATTGCGGCATCTGAAGGAAGCATCGATTTCGGAAGTGGCCGGCACGCCGTTTTCGAAGCCGCGCACGTTGCTCGAAGGCGTGAAGGGCATTGAGTTCGTCAAACCGGCGCGGCCCGACGAATGCTGCGGTTTCGGCGGCACGTTCTCTGTCACAGAGGAGCCGGTCTCGGTGCGCATGGGCCAGGACAAGGTGCGCGATCACCTGAACGCGGGCGCCGAGTACATCGTATCGGGCGACATGTCGTGCCTGATGCATCAGCAAGGCTGCGCGGAACGCATGAAAGCCGACGCGCGCTTCATCCATATCGCGCAGGTTCTCAACGGAGCACGCGCATGA
- a CDS encoding lactate utilization protein B, giving the protein MSNRIDHAKAAGAFISKTEHVAFHDKRLWDLREKRDVQAHGIAEWETMRELASGIKEHTLSNLSTYLEQFAAAAEANGVTVHWAATAEEHNALVHQLMSERGMTTLVKSKSMLTDECKMREYLEPRGITVMETDLGERIQQLDHQDPSHMVVPAVHKLRADVAELFGRTIGTDPKNSDIHYLAESQRMNTRPYFVREKTAGMTGCNFAVAETGTVVVCTNEGNADLSANVPPLHIASIGIEKLIPKVSDLGVFIRMLSRSALGSPITQYTSHFRAPRKGTEMHFILVDHGRSERLAMEDFWYSLKCIRCGACMNTCPVYRRSGGLSYGGTYSGPIGAIINPTFDLKRYSALPFASTLNGSCTNVCPVKINIHEQIYKWRTVIAEHHEVPFVKQEVLKMAGRLLASPTLYRATVSSMGSALRRLPNFVLYNPLNIWGKQRELPEAPKLTFHAWYKKNRGADHDNA; this is encoded by the coding sequence ATGAGCAACCGCATCGATCACGCGAAAGCCGCGGGCGCTTTCATCAGCAAGACAGAGCATGTCGCGTTTCACGACAAGCGCCTGTGGGATCTGCGCGAGAAGCGCGATGTGCAGGCGCACGGCATTGCCGAGTGGGAGACGATGCGCGAGCTGGCCTCGGGCATCAAGGAACACACGCTGTCGAATCTGTCCACGTATCTGGAACAGTTCGCGGCGGCCGCCGAGGCGAACGGCGTCACGGTGCATTGGGCCGCCACCGCCGAAGAGCACAACGCGCTCGTGCACCAGCTCATGTCGGAGCGCGGCATGACCACGCTCGTCAAAAGCAAGTCGATGCTGACCGACGAATGCAAGATGCGCGAGTATCTCGAACCGCGCGGCATTACGGTGATGGAAACGGATCTGGGCGAACGTATCCAGCAACTCGACCATCAGGATCCGAGCCACATGGTGGTGCCCGCGGTCCACAAACTGCGGGCCGACGTTGCCGAACTGTTCGGCCGCACTATCGGCACCGATCCGAAGAACAGCGATATTCATTACCTGGCGGAAAGCCAGCGGATGAACACGCGGCCGTACTTCGTGCGCGAGAAAACGGCCGGCATGACCGGTTGCAATTTCGCGGTGGCGGAGACGGGCACGGTCGTAGTGTGTACTAACGAAGGCAATGCGGATCTGTCGGCGAATGTGCCGCCGTTGCATATCGCGTCGATCGGTATCGAGAAGCTGATTCCGAAGGTCTCGGATCTCGGTGTGTTTATCCGCATGTTGTCGCGCAGCGCACTCGGCTCGCCGATCACGCAATACACGTCGCATTTCCGTGCGCCGCGCAAAGGCACGGAGATGCATTTCATTCTCGTCGATCACGGCCGCTCGGAGCGGCTCGCAATGGAGGACTTCTGGTATTCGCTCAAGTGCATTCGCTGCGGCGCCTGCATGAATACGTGTCCTGTTTACCGGCGCAGCGGCGGGCTGTCGTATGGCGGCACCTACTCGGGGCCGATCGGCGCGATCATCAATCCGACCTTCGATCTGAAGCGCTACAGTGCGTTGCCGTTTGCATCGACGCTCAATGGCAGTTGCACGAACGTGTGTCCGGTGAAGATCAATATTCACGAGCAGATCTACAAATGGCGCACGGTGATTGCGGAGCATCACGAGGTGCCGTTCGTGAAGCAGGAGGTGTTGAAGATGGCAGGGCGGTTGCTCGCGAGCCCGACCTTGTATCGCGCGACGGTGTCCTCGATGGGCAGCGCGCTGCGGCGGCTGCCGAATTTCGTGCTGTATAACCCGCTCAATATCTGGGGCAAACAGCGCGAGTTGCCGGAGGCGCCAAAACTGACCTTCCACGCCTGGTACAAAAAGAATCGTGGAGCCGATCATGACAACGCGTGA